In Cataglyphis hispanica isolate Lineage 1 chromosome 8, ULB_Chis1_1.0, whole genome shotgun sequence, the DNA window ATCGAGATACGAAAGCGATGTGATctagtaacaaaaaaatacgtcatttttatatattttatttatgctctTCAATAAGAATCGatcgagaagaaaaataaatctcttaatCGATACTTGCCATTTCGTATGTAATTTGTCCATCAAATTTAACAAGCGCCTGAAGAATTTCTTTCcgcaatttatttgtatttcagGATGCAATGCGAGTTCGTACAACGCAAAACTCAATGTTGTCGCGGAGGTTTCAAAACCGGCCGCAAAGAAAAGTGCTGCTTGTGCTAGTAGATCGTCTTCATTAAActctgaaattaaatttattttcaaacttttgtAGGTTCGGCTTCTTTGCTTGTACtgattaatgttaattttaatcgctCAAATCTATTGAAGattctaattttctatatatgtattataggtttatatttacatatttttctctttctctttgattattttactaaatatgattttaatgttaaagaatTTGTGCAAGAACTTgtgtaattatcattattagttAGTGCATTTTGCTTACTAAATCCATCGATGTCTTTATCGCCGTAATTTCTCCTGAATTCGATAAGAATATCGATCAGATCGTTTCTCTTCTCGGCGAATTTCTCGCGTCGAGTAATCGTTTCCCAGAAAACCTTACTCAGGTATGCATCATTCTGCTTGCCGAAAAATGTTAAGCCAGTCAAACGAGCTAGAGTTGGCATGTAAAGTGTCGTGAAAAACTCAAAACTGCGTTCAATTCCAAAGATCATTTTGCCGCACTTATAAAACTCGATGTCCGAATCCTTAAAAGAATTCGTGTTGAGTCCAAAAGCGGTGCTGGCAATCACATCCGTAGAAAATTtggtaaataattcttttacctCCACTATCTTTCCTTTATCTGTCAATAATGTTattagttaatttaataacatttagctatgtaaattttgtttagtataattattatataaattcgcaataaaaatcgtaaagactctaagtattataaataaaattgataaataatgggTTGATAAAAGCCGTGCCAAGATCTTGaaggcaattaaaaataagcagttaaaaataactaataaatgttaataacagACGTTTTGTCTCACTTTGAGACGATTCTTATCAGCccattatttatcgattttagcAAGTCAAAACTTCCGCATATAAAATGTGAGAAATTCTTGATATCAAAAACAACTTGTTGTTTATCAAAATTCCATCTAaacaatagtttttaaaacaataatttttaacgagaGCTATTTAAAGTTGTCGAATTAGCGTACAGGTACAAGATTGTAGATGAGGAGCGAGATGATGCATGAAGCCGCGGAATCACGAAGTATCAAGTCAATCATGtagactgtttttttttttttttctatttcactaaaattctatttttaaactcGCGTGATTTTGCGGGCgcgcaaatattaatatttacattttgtatCAATCTTTCTCGACTCTTAAATGTTTTGCggaaagtaatatattacgGCTATCTACGAATGATGTGTCTCTGTGTTATGTCACTCATTATTAAAGCATATTATACCGGATATGATATTCTTTTTACCACAATGAGTAATGACATCGCAGCACGGAAATCATCATACAGatcgtaataatataagtCTCATTTTACAGCAAAAAAACTCGAGAAGGATGTGGAATGGACTTTGCTTCgcgtgatatataaaaatgagaataattttatatactttttgacttatatgatttatattttatgatgtaaTCTTTCAAGAATATATGATTACCATTTAAGATCACTGACTTATAGAGATTCCAAGAGGAGAGCGAGCCACGTTAACCCTCTCTATGGGccgaatttttgttttaaatcctGTCttgatgttaattaaatttaaataaattttgttttaaatttaaaaaaaatttgttttaaatatttaaattgttttaaatattcactatGTGACTTTCAAGTCACGCGGCCTATAatgtttgcataattatttggtaaaatatcgataaattgaaatgtgaCCTGAAAGTTACACGGGCCCATAGAGCGTTAAAATGAAAGTCATCCAAATTGTGCCCgttaaaatgaataatcacatattatataaatatatatatatatatatatatatatatatatatatatatataattttatatattataaagtaatttttattgaaagaaatgcTTTATATTCAGTGTCCCgcgcattttaattatttagtatttattatttagtatttagttaattatttagtaaCTTACTTTCCAAATTCAGTGAATCCATATACTCGATTACATTGTTGGCACATTcctctattaaatataacatcttCTTTATTTTGCTGGGCGTAAAGAACGGTGTCATTTTCAATCTCAGCATTTTCCATGTtggattttttaagaaaaagagatttgcATAACCTAGACGATCATTTACATGCGGCGTTAAATATCGGTCGCAGAAGTGATTAAAGTCCTTCGATAAGATGTTTTTGACGAGTTCTTGATTGCAAATCAGCAAGTAgggtttatcaaaaataaagaaacctaTGTAAGGTTGCCCCTTTGCTTGATCATAAAACTCCTTTAGTAGATTTCCCGGTgtttttttcctaaatataCATTCCGCAAAATTGCCCAAGAAAGGTATTGGTGATATTTCCGAAACCCCACGTTTTTTCCAATAGTTGAACTTGCGCGTCATGTAAAGGTAAGCCATTATGGCAAGAGATGTTAGAATTATCATGCCATCCAGGCTCCAGTAGGGCATTATAAACGCCATTTTACACAACTTgtatctctaaaaatataagatgtaaaaatatcccatttacatctttttgaaaaatagtgTTAACCGATCAATATATTCagcaatctttaaaaaaaaagaaaatggaatAATTCTAAGTGTCATTGCATGaaattatatggaaaaatgTCTACGAGTGTTGAATGAAGACAATAGAaactcttatatttttaagctcACAAGGGGAAACTGCAGAACTTTAGAGTTGTTAATTCTACTAGAAACAGCCGACGATATAGGCGAACATTTTTACTTAACGTTAAAGAACATTGTTTAATTACAGAATCTGAATCGTAATCCGTTCACTAAACAATTGAGATGCGGCACCTtagtttttttacatttgtgaCATTGTTTTAACAACTATGCTGATTATCGAACAAACTACTTAACTACTTAAACTCGTCAATCTTCAATCACTTGCTCACTATTGCCAGATTAAAATCAAAGTGTTCGCGGACACTCTTTATATACCTCGGATTGTCATAATTCTTGGTATATGAATCAATTAAACTTCAAAAGAATTGATTGCCCggaataaaatttcgaaacaGTTTGTTCATTTTCCTATACTCTCATATACTTGCAAGATTAATAAATCCGTGAAATATCAAGCGAGTCTATTGAGGGAAGAGAAGAGACACTGAATATTCCATTTAATTaacctttataaaatattctaaattattacgtgtgctaaaaattaatgagtCAGCGATTTGCTGGTGTAAGACCGTTGTAAGACCGTTAATATGTACAttccataataaatatataaatataataaagataaatttaataatagaaattctttttagataaatggtacaaaattacattttttatcttctactGTAGtccaaaatgaaattttattaactatttacattttactgATTATCTCGAATACGTGCACTACAAACTCACAAgcttaattttacaaatgccactctagaaaaaaatttcactataaaaaagttatgactcattattatttttattataacgaaataacataattaaaaaatttgactttaAAGTTTTTCCACTCGCTCTttgattctaaataatataattatcattagatttataattattatcaaactaattttacaaataaaatgattaatccAACGTCTAAGTGTAATGCTGACACGTATGCTCTTGACTTTCGAATGCTATTAAGGCGGAACCTGTGgtcttttataatcaatttccCCACTTactttttcaagaatatacGGGTGACCTAAAAATCCCAAAACAATCAAATATCTCGGTTAGTCCAAGGTGTAGATATAATGCTCTTGACACGTGTACTTTTGACTTTCGAATGCTTTTAAGGCGAAACCGGTGGTCTTTTATAATCGATTTCCCTACTTactttttcaagaatatacGGGTGACCCAAAAGTCCCAGAACAgtgaaatatctcgaaaataaaaaatttttgaaaaaaatgtttaaataaaagttgtagggtTTTAAATGGCACATTGAATAGCAATGTTAGTGACTTTAAATAGTATTGTTGTAATCACGTAAAAaccacaataaaaattttaaataaaaatcctcattttgattacatattttactcaTCTTATAacttatcttatatatatgtataaatttattgtttaataaattttgtgaataTGTATTCTGTTTTGTGCATATGTTATACTCACAATAACTTTATCATGTAATGATAAGTTCTATTATTTAtccagatttttttcaattgtcatacttatctattatatatagttacatttattatcttattatcataatatgcaaaaaatgatatttagtTTGATAATAATGGTGCAATGTAGGACCTGATTTTTACTTTCCAGATTTTGCTTGCATATTAACCTTAATTCCGTAAAGATTTTTTCCgcactttaaattaattttagatgaaGAAGAAGCCtccaaaaatagaaaataaaatttatgggTTCACAAAACATGGATGTAAAACGGAGagtgaatttttacaaaatttattaatgaataaaatatttgataactatgaaataaaataaacatctaaaatttaaaaaaagttgtgtgaaagataattgtgtcattattttgatgtttttaaagagttatatatttagttgAGATTGTTTCCGTTCCATATTGTCGAAAATATTGTCGAAATATTGCGAACAATATCGGCGATGTCGGCACGGACACGGAATATAAATacttgcatttaattatagaatcgaATCTAGCAGTCCGTGTACGGACGTGCACGATGTGAATACAGTATAAGTATAGACTTTTAAAGTGTAAACCTGAGACATGCCTACCATATCTATGCCTACCATAatgttcaaataattaaaatagataaagaaaaattctgaaaaaattcaGAAGGTATAAGTTTATACCTTCTATTAagtctacaaaaaaaaatttttgaaattatttatttaaatatttttttataacaaatatataatataaaagcgcTCTTCATGCACcgatttgattaaaaagaaatcataaatttttaatgaattgatgaaaattaaaatttccaaatgaaaattaaaagatgacaaaacaaagaagaaaatacaattattttagaaaaaaaatacttgtaataataataagttcaaTTAAGTCGGaaccatatatttttatgaaaaacaaaatttcactTATCTACacgaaatactaacaaaaacTGTAAACGTGGGACTTTTATGTCCACGCATTCCATGATTTTATCACTTCTGTTTGAAAGTGAACTGTGCTAAGATAATGATATCTGCCTTTTCTAGAAAcctatattatatcaaatgtatAGTCTGATAGAGCTgtcaattaaatatgttatgttaatattaattttaaataagtgcatgttattatttcttgtGTCCACGATTAgtagaaatgttttatatatatgttttaaatatatacatatacatatatatatatatatatatatatatatatatatatatatataaaattaattgctcatTTATTTCCATACTGTTTGTTTATCCATAGTTGTTCCATAATGTAAcgcaaaaatgtataatataaagacatatctatgtaaatatatttatgcaataagatagattcatcaatattttttgcttatataaaGATTCAAAGAACAGGAATTGCttattattctacatttattttgtagtgcattagcaaaattttttattttataagttaattggatttttttcattaaatttacggttttaatttaaaaaattgtagaattatacataattttcatattaaatattgatataatatgatattatgtatattctttgatcaaatatttttttcacgagaatatgataaaatatatagtatgatTTAAGTATTTTGCGGGCAATTATTTGCGTTCTTACAGATAAAGATGGCACTCGTACAAAATCTTAAGCAAGTGtcgttctttctctcccttatTCTCCTTAAAACATTTACTAATTGTTgacaattaaatcttttttatgcaattatttagttttattaataataatattaatttatctttttgcatagtacgttgttaataaataattttttataataaattattcacaacATTTTCTGTTTCAATCTACGCAGTTATAAGAAAATGAGCTCTCATATGGTAGGTTaagatatatgcatattttttgcatgtttGCATCTAATtttacattcaatttttttgcatcaatatcgtgcaaaaaaataatttatgaacattataaataagtcttacatgtcaatattttcatatactatgttgcattattataattacatactaTGTTTCTCTCTTCGAATGTAGAATTAgcttatataatgttataataaattgctaaatatttattaataaaatctaatttttaaacaaatgtaaGAAGACTCTTcatagatatatgtaattttgtagaaaattttatagatatagataatttCTTTGTATTGCGATTCTTTAACTGTCTGTATCAACTAGCTGACAAGTAGTagcttcttttttatcttaaatttaaacaaaatcaatatatttacagtCAATCTTTCacttaataatcttttactatatacttttattcagTTACTACATATCAACATAtaaatgtgattattattttctttttatttttaaacttttttattcttaaacttttatcttaatatttatagtaagtcaaatgtcaatttataaaatctaatttcttaattaatgtatCTCTGAACCGAGATCAtacaaaattaactttaatctAACTTTGTAAAGGGACTTTTATATTCGAAGAATTTTCGTCACTCTGAAAAAACCAAGAGTCTTTCCACTCCTAAAGAAATCTCTCATCTCGTGGCCTTGGCATCGCCGCTATCTTAAACCACAaacgtcatatatatatatatatatatatatatatatatatatatatatatatatatagtagaaatgttttatatatatatgttttaaatatatatatatatatatatatatatatatatatatatatatataactatggATAAACAAACAGTATGGAAATAAatgagcaattaattttataaaaggtaataaatataaaataaacaaaataatgaattattgcaaatataatattataagaataatttttatcatatacaaATTCCGcaaaatatacgtattattaatcgcagactaaaataatttatctagcaaaaaatcgtaatacattttaatttgttaataattaatttagagatCCAAAAAGACAAGAAATACttattattctacatttaCTGCGTTAAActttcttacatattttttcttaagtttcatttttcttaattattgttgaatactatataattattgatttaacgaAAGATATCAACATCCTGATAAAACTACGAgcgtaaacaatttttttagcagGTATGAATTTTAAAGGTATGCAATTTGTACttgtagtaataatataaacaatttaattaatttcttgataaatttacagtttatttattaaaaatatatttgttgcaatatttcagaattcgtcagtttttcttttttgtttttttttgttttttttttgtttttttttgtttttttatttgatgaaaGAGCTCTTTACAATTATTGATAcagtatagaaaaaaattttctaagctATTTTTtagatctcttttttatttttttttgtgtttttgctatatcttttctatcatttcttatttctctATAACTTATATGAATGATATGTTGCTCACATAAATTGCCGACttgaaaaattacagaaaattgcTGACAAATAGTACATTAAATAGTATGAATATTACTGTTTACCTGaggaaacaataaattaatattcataatgaacgtattttcttactttgtaagtccaaattaaatttgtccAGTTTTTCGTTGAAAAAGAAGTTTGTATAACAACAATGGAATATATGttgtaaaaagtatattataaaatgataattacaaataagataaattattttaaacttatcttaattattattattatacaaattatgtcTTATTTATTTGACTGTGTTATAGAAGgtgttttgtatatttttctttcctatCATATTTGATGAAcacttcaaaaataaataatttgtggaagtttgcaatttttgaaagtataagaaataattatgcaagTTAGTCTAAGTTTAGTtcaagttaataattaaaataaatatattgtgtttGCAACAGAAAATCGAATAATAcattgttatgtatatataatactgattgtttattttataatgattgtttcgcgtgcaaatatataacgatgtaacaagaaatgtttttttcattttgaatataatttaaaaatgattaattatttttaaaaaaatttttaatctgtagttatatcaaaataattagtttatttataaaaggtaagatatcgagatatatttagtcttatatatttatttttattatatatatacatataccatatataataatatatatacatattttaatatatacaatatacatacatattttaatatttaaagaattctgATACGATAAAGAcaaatcttattgttaatgttaaaaatagcatttacttctcttttctctttctttctctctttcacatttttaaatagatttcttATATCCTtacattcttatattttaagtcTATTGTTTAACGTATTCATTGAATCGCGttctctaattataaaaaaaaaagaattataaaaaatataagtcaaATCGTTTATAATTTCTGTGTGGTTTAGACTAAAATTACTCTTTtatcaaattctaattaacTATTAATTCTTTGGATATTAAGATATACACCTCCATTTATTGGTGACGTCAAAGTACCTTTTGGATTAAGTACCATTGGTATCAAAGTTCTTTCGCTGGGTGTAAATTCgtatttgttcaaaattgtaataagCCCAAGTTTCGCTTGCAATAATCCCAAACGAGTACCTATAAAATGCGTaatgataacaaaaattattaagaaaattttttagtatacTAAATGTTATGTTTTTGCaatgttttacaattaaaaatgtaaatgttatacatatatataaattaaaaatttaattgcagtaTTTAAATCAGTACTACTGTATAGAtacataacaatattaatgttaaataagtatttttattgcagatttataaaatttatttattttataatcgacTATTTACTCTGTTTAAAAATCTCTTACTGACAATGAGTTTGTTCTGAGAAATaagtaatttcaaaataattttaatgatatttataattcatgtaaaaaaatataatttttttcgaaatgcaTAGCTATATTTGATATGTATTTGGAAATatgtcgataaaattaattgattatattttattattaaatcgatcTCCTTACCTATGCATGCGCGTGGGCCTTCTCCGAATGGAAAGTAGACGCATGACGGTCTATTACGTTTGTTCTCTTCATTGAATCGCTCCGGATCGAATTTATGCGGATCGGGAAAGTATTCGGGATCATAATGCATGCCGAGCATCGATATATAAACTGGCGTACCCTTCTCAAGAATTAGATCAGAATTCGGCATCTTGTAAGTCTGCGTTGCCACGCGATCCAAGAACGGCAATGTCGGGTACATCCTTAGTTCTTCGGATACCACCATGTCGAGATACGGTAGCGATAATACctgataaaatcaaataaatcgaGAGCATCTTCAGATGCGTAAACtcaatataagatttaatcatgaataagataaattttt includes these proteins:
- the LOC126851625 gene encoding LOW QUALITY PROTEIN: uncharacterized protein LOC126851625 (The sequence of the model RefSeq protein was modified relative to this genomic sequence to represent the inferred CDS: inserted 3 bases in 2 codons); amino-acid sequence: MAFITAYWGLDGIIVLTTLIIIAYLYMTRKFNYWKKRNVVDITPTPFFGNFMHCLFLKKSAGYFMKDLYDQAKGLPYIGFFIFDKPCLMVRDREIVKNVLVKDFNYFADRYGSPDPNDRLGYANLFFLKNPDWKMLRTKLTPVFTSGKMKKMYELMIECVANLDTYLESLEVNGIRKEIDAKDISAKFTTDIIGSIAYGLNVNSLNNPDAEFRKYGKKIFDFNYIRGFEMLAAFFIPNIARLVHLKTFGKDTSIFLRKAFWETMAHRMESGIKRNDLIDILIELKKTYGHQNIGEFKFDDDDLVAQAVIFFLGGYEPSSSMMAFTLYELAIHPEIQDKLRKEIHNALDENDNKITYDMVLSLPYLDMVVSEELRMYPTLPFLDRVATQTYKMPNSDLILEKGTPVYISMLGMHYDPEYFPDPHKFDPERFNEENKRNRPSCVYFPFGEGPRACIGTRLGLLQAKLGLITILNKYEFTPSERTLIPMVLNPKGTLTSPINGGVYLNIQRINSYIRKSRAYVSALHLDVGLIILFRYKLCKMAFIMPYWSLDGMIILTSLAIMAYLYMTRKFNYWKKRGVSEISPIPFLGNFAECIFRKKTPGNLLKEFYDQAKGQPYIGFFIFDKPYLLICNQELVKNILSKDFNHFCDRYLTPHVNDRLGYANLFFLKNPTWKMLRLKMTPFFTPSKIKKMLYLIEECANNVIEYMDSLNLENKGKIVEVKELFTKFSTDVIASTAFGLNTNSFKDSDIEFYKCGKMIFGIERSFEFFTTLYMPTLARLTGLTFFGKQNDAYLSKVFWETITRREKFAEKRNDLIDILIEFRRNYGDKDIDGFKFNEDDLLAQAALFFAAGFETSATTLSFALYELALHPEIQXKLRKEILQALVKFDGQITYEMITSLSYLDMVFSETLRMYPPVEYLQRITVETYXPNYNLVFEKGTPVFISVRGLHYEPKYFPNPYKFDPERFNEENKFDRPSYVYIPFGEGPRACIGTRLGLLEMKLAFVKILSKFEVSPCEKTLIPMKLDLRTTLTMPLDDVIYLNIRKINTEELQIM